In a single window of the Candidatus Bathyarchaeia archaeon genome:
- a CDS encoding glycosyltransferase family 2 protein: MLSITEHPQSVVSHCEVSVIMPAYNEEEYIAQAVWEVDCILRGISESYEIVVVDDGSVDQTRRQIQNYARTHQHIKVVGYSHNMGKGYALKYGFSQAAGEKIILLDGDRNISPEQIGAYLKALEGADIAIASKRHPQSKVKSPLKRKFLSRAFHLLAKLLVGVKVSDTQTGLKAFRRRALDAILKMQRVRAYAFDVEVLALAAILRMQVVELPVKMELTGDISFRSILRMFSDLLGIAYRLRVKRSYQCSLS; this comes from the coding sequence TTGCTAAGTATAACTGAACACCCGCAAAGTGTAGTATCACATTGTGAAGTATCCGTAATTATGCCAGCCTACAATGAGGAGGAGTATATCGCGCAAGCGGTTTGGGAGGTTGACTGTATATTGAGAGGGATAAGTGAGAGTTACGAGATAGTAGTTGTAGATGATGGGAGCGTAGACCAGACTAGGCGGCAAATACAAAACTACGCGCGAACTCACCAACACATCAAGGTTGTAGGTTACTCTCATAATATGGGTAAGGGTTACGCCCTAAAATACGGTTTCAGCCAAGCGGCAGGTGAGAAGATTATTCTACTAGATGGTGACAGAAATATTAGCCCTGAACAAATCGGAGCATATTTAAAGGCTTTAGAGGGTGCGGACATCGCTATAGCTTCCAAGAGGCACCCACAATCAAAGGTCAAATCACCTCTAAAGAGGAAGTTTCTAAGCAGAGCCTTTCACCTTTTGGCCAAGTTGCTAGTAGGCGTGAAGGTAAGCGATACTCAAACTGGCTTGAAGGCTTTTCGTAGGAGGGCGCTCGACGCTATCTTAAAGATGCAGAGGGTTAGGGCGTACGCTTTTGATGTCGAAGTTCTCGCTCTCGCCGCCATATTAAGGATGCAAGTTGTAGAACTCCCGGTCAAGATGGAGTTGACTGGCGACATCAGCTTCCGCAGCATACTACGCATGTTCTCAGACCTCCTCGGGATAGCATACAGACTCAGAGTCAAGAGATCGTACCAATGTAGCTTATCGTGA
- a CDS encoding glycosyltransferase gives MTEEFSLRNPTFSIIIPCKTIGVYELECIAGCSRLNYKNFEVLILPDTASSLELEDPRFRVAPTGHKRPSAKRNLGIRLASGEIIAMIDSDAYPDKYWLTNALKYFRDRTVAGVGGPSLTPEEDNLRQKATGAILGSRIATGKLACRYTPSKLAVDDDLPTCNLMIRKAIFERLGGFNVDYWPGEDTYLCLQITKGLGMRIVYSPDVVVYHHRRPLFLPYLRQIWSYGLHRGFFAKRYPETSRRPLYFAPSMLLVGLVSGIPLSLMNFVLGVAFVALASVYLAMCLFEGLKTRNLKLLPLVFSGVISTHLTYGAAFLKGLLVRRIRE, from the coding sequence ATGACTGAAGAGTTCTCTTTACGTAACCCTACTTTCTCAATTATTATCCCATGCAAGACTATCGGCGTATATGAGCTTGAGTGCATCGCTGGTTGTTCAAGATTGAACTACAAAAACTTCGAGGTTTTAATCCTACCCGACACGGCTTCAAGCCTTGAACTCGAAGATCCGCGGTTCAGGGTGGCGCCAACCGGTCACAAGAGACCCTCTGCGAAGAGGAACCTTGGCATAAGACTCGCCTCAGGTGAGATAATCGCGATGATAGATTCAGATGCCTACCCAGATAAGTATTGGCTCACTAACGCACTCAAATATTTCCGCGACAGAACAGTCGCGGGAGTCGGGGGGCCCTCGCTGACCCCGGAGGAAGACAATTTGAGGCAGAAGGCAACTGGGGCTATACTTGGATCCAGAATCGCCACAGGTAAGCTGGCATGTAGATACACTCCCTCCAAGTTGGCAGTAGACGATGACCTCCCCACATGTAACCTAATGATCCGCAAGGCGATCTTCGAGAGACTTGGCGGTTTCAATGTGGACTACTGGCCAGGGGAGGACACCTACCTGTGCCTACAAATCACCAAGGGCCTGGGGATGAGAATAGTCTACAGCCCAGACGTAGTGGTATACCACCATAGACGCCCACTCTTCCTCCCTTATCTCAGACAAATTTGGTCTTATGGGCTGCATAGGGGTTTCTTTGCTAAGAGGTACCCGGAGACCTCCCGTAGACCCCTCTACTTTGCACCCTCAATGCTTCTGGTAGGGTTGGTCTCAGGCATACCCTTATCGCTAATGAATTTCGTGCTGGGGGTCGCATTCGTTGCGCTGGCATCCGTCTATCTTGCTATGTGCTTGTTCGAAGGTTTGAAGACTCGAAACCTCAAGTTGCTCCCACTGGTATTTAGTGGGGTGATATCGACGCATTTAACATATGGGGCAGCCTTTCTGAAAGGTCTCCTAGTTAGGAGAATTAGAGAATAG